In Pseudobacter ginsenosidimutans, the following are encoded in one genomic region:
- a CDS encoding T9SS type A sorting domain-containing protein codes for MACPGIPVTFTATPGFVHSNETPAYQWLVNDISAGSNNTIFTTSTLKGGDQVKVKIISTQRCTQPAFSNIITLTQGTGPAPLPLASIDGKTIVKPGEGATYTAKIVNPGIDAFIYWEDSVAARGWNSVDGSNGRYEIDYWPGVAEVKLRYHYQSFINCVGEVTVQSNKLTIKVSNVTTGIDPVNGGSLGIRYYPNPVPKTLIIDGLSLSDKWETIVINDISGKQIMELPVKNMRKIELPVQRLTPGIYVAILNRREGRKAYLKFVKQ; via the coding sequence ATGGCTTGTCCGGGTATACCAGTGACATTCACGGCTACGCCAGGCTTTGTACATAGTAACGAAACGCCTGCATACCAATGGCTGGTGAATGATATCAGTGCAGGCAGCAATAACACCATCTTCACTACAAGCACACTCAAAGGAGGCGACCAGGTAAAAGTGAAGATCATTTCTACACAAAGATGTACGCAGCCTGCATTCAGCAATATCATTACGCTTACACAGGGTACCGGTCCCGCTCCTTTGCCATTGGCAAGTATCGATGGAAAAACAATTGTCAAGCCCGGGGAAGGCGCCACCTACACGGCCAAAATTGTCAATCCCGGAATTGATGCCTTTATCTATTGGGAAGATAGTGTGGCTGCGAGGGGCTGGAATTCTGTGGACGGATCCAATGGTAGGTATGAAATCGATTACTGGCCTGGTGTTGCAGAAGTAAAGCTCCGGTATCACTACCAAAGCTTTATCAACTGTGTGGGCGAAGTGACTGTTCAAAGTAATAAGCTGACCATCAAGGTGAGTAACGTTACTACCGGCATAGACCCAGTGAATGGTGGAAGCCTGGGCATCCGGTATTATCCCAATCCGGTTCCCAAAACACTGATCATTGATGGACTTAGTTTATCGGACAAATGGGAAACGATTGTGATAAACGATATTTCCGGAAAGCAAATAATGGAATTACCGGTGAAGAATATGCGAAAGATTGAATTGCCCGTACAGCGGTTGACGCCGGGAATTTATGTAGCGATATTGAACAGGAGAGAGGGCAGGAAAGCGTATTTGAAATTTGTGAAGCAATAA